In Aquimarina spinulae, a single window of DNA contains:
- a CDS encoding carbonic anhydrase translates to MKSIFFKYLFTLALIYGLASCENEKTDILDQNINQDIHENDETNLGNLFFGRKSSSDCHFEYEGQEGPAFWADLCGEDWKDCGGNAQSPIDIITDDADDDDTINNINTNYTTSTTTIVNNGHTLRFDYTPGSSASLNNIDYDLLQFHFHTGSEHTVDGNRYPMEMHLVHRNPTTGLLAVVGIFFTEGVENEVLSQFMNNLPEHEGEYYTSNEEYHIADILPDTMDFYTYSGSLTTPACSEIVTWYVVKQPIQATHAQLEQFKHIMHENFRPVQELNGRIVRSNDD, encoded by the coding sequence ATGAAATCAATTTTTTTTAAGTATTTATTTACTTTGGCTTTAATCTATGGATTAGCGTCCTGTGAGAATGAAAAAACAGATATTCTGGATCAAAATATTAATCAGGATATTCATGAAAATGACGAGACAAATTTAGGAAACCTCTTTTTTGGACGAAAAAGTTCATCAGATTGTCATTTTGAGTACGAGGGACAAGAAGGTCCAGCATTCTGGGCTGATCTTTGCGGCGAAGATTGGAAAGATTGTGGAGGTAATGCACAGTCTCCAATTGATATTATAACCGATGATGCAGATGATGATGATACTATTAATAATATCAATACCAATTATACTACAAGTACTACAACTATTGTTAATAATGGTCATACTTTACGTTTTGATTATACTCCTGGTAGTTCGGCTTCATTAAACAATATTGATTATGATCTTTTACAGTTTCACTTTCATACAGGTAGTGAGCATACTGTAGATGGAAATAGATATCCTATGGAGATGCATTTGGTACACAGAAACCCAACTACTGGTTTGTTGGCAGTAGTCGGTATTTTTTTTACCGAAGGAGTAGAAAATGAAGTTTTGTCTCAGTTTATGAATAATCTTCCCGAACATGAGGGCGAATATTACACAAGTAATGAGGAGTATCATATAGCCGATATACTTCCTGATACTATGGATTTTTACACCTATAGTGGTTCTTTAACGACTCCTGCCTGTTCAGAAATTGTTACCTGGTATGTAGTTAAACAACCTATCCAGGCAACACATGCACAGTTAGAGCAATTTAAGCATATCATGCATGAAAATTTCAGACCAGTTCAAGAATTGAATGGAAGAATAGTTCGTTCTAATGATGATTAA
- a CDS encoding Crp/Fnr family transcriptional regulator, with the protein MINTLFSHKRYSFMSSDIFEMIPDDVSSFIEENIIPIRLKKGQVLFYEGTIPSGVYILKKGKIKKYATGLNGKEHIFYLIRENGILGHHNLLCKEKYSHSAACLTDCLFHLIPKEIFFSIIENNQEILHSLLKNISHEFGVFINNSKILAQHSVRERTALSILRLDEFFEEKGCFNLSRKDHSNLVGTSIESLIRVLHDFKKEQIIEIEKNTIIIKDTKKIITAANFR; encoded by the coding sequence ATGATCAATACTCTTTTTTCTCATAAACGATATTCTTTTATGAGTTCTGATATTTTTGAAATGATCCCGGATGATGTTTCGTCTTTTATAGAAGAAAATATAATTCCTATACGACTAAAGAAAGGACAAGTCTTGTTTTATGAAGGTACTATCCCTAGTGGGGTATATATATTAAAAAAAGGAAAAATAAAGAAATATGCTACAGGGTTAAATGGTAAAGAACATATTTTTTACCTAATCAGAGAAAACGGAATTCTGGGTCATCATAACTTGCTTTGTAAAGAGAAATATTCTCATTCTGCAGCTTGTCTTACCGATTGCTTATTTCATTTAATACCCAAAGAAATTTTCTTCTCAATAATCGAAAATAATCAAGAAATACTTCATAGTCTTTTAAAAAATATTAGCCATGAGTTTGGAGTATTTATTAATAACTCTAAAATTCTCGCTCAGCATAGTGTTAGAGAACGAACCGCTTTATCGATACTAAGATTAGACGAATTCTTTGAAGAGAAAGGTTGTTTCAATTTATCAAGAAAGGATCATAGTAATTTAGTAGGCACCTCAATTGAATCTTTGATAAGGGTACTACATGATTTTAAAAAAGAACAAATTATAGAAATTGAAAAAAACACGATTATTATTAAGGATACAAAAAAAATAATTACCGCAGCTAATTTTAGGTGA
- a CDS encoding carbonic anhydrase: MKSNFFKYLFTLALIYGLASCENEKTDILDQNINQDIHENDETNLGNLFFGRKSSSDCHFEYEGPEGPTFWADLCGEDWKDCGGSAQSPIDIITDDADDDDTINNINTNYTTSTTTIVNNGHTLRFDYTPGSSASLNNIDYDLLQFHFHTSSEHTVNGNRYPMEMHLVHRNPTTGLLAVVGVFFTEGAENEVLSQFMDNLPEHKDQYYTSNEEYHIADMLPDTMDFYTYSGSLTTPACSEIVTWYVVKRPIQASYTQLEQFKHIMHENFRPIQALNGRVVNTNN, translated from the coding sequence ATGAAATCAAATTTTTTTAAGTATTTATTTACTTTGGCTTTAATCTATGGATTAGCGTCCTGTGAGAATGAAAAAACAGATATTCTGGATCAAAATATTAATCAGGATATTCATGAAAATGATGAGACAAATTTAGGAAACCTCTTTTTTGGACGAAAAAGTTCATCAGACTGCCATTTTGAATACGAAGGACCAGAAGGGCCGACATTCTGGGCCGATCTTTGCGGCGAAGATTGGAAAGATTGTGGAGGTAGTGCACAGTCTCCAATTGATATTATAACCGATGATGCAGATGATGATGATACTATTAATAATATCAATACCAATTATACTACAAGTACTACAACTATTGTTAATAATGGTCATACTTTACGTTTTGATTATACTCCTGGTAGTTCGGCTTCATTAAACAATATTGATTATGATCTTTTACAGTTTCACTTTCATACCAGTAGTGAGCATACTGTAAATGGAAATAGATATCCTATGGAGATGCATTTGGTACACAGAAACCCAACTACTGGTTTGTTGGCAGTAGTTGGTGTTTTTTTTACCGAAGGAGCAGAAAACGAAGTGCTGTCTCAATTTATGGATAATCTCCCTGAGCATAAAGATCAATATTACACAAGTAATGAGGAGTATCATATAGCCGATATGCTTCCTGATACTATGGATTTTTATACCTATAGCGGTTCTTTAACAACTCCTGCATGTTCAGAAATTGTTACCTGGTATGTGGTTAAACGACCTATTCAGGCATCGTATACGCAGTTAGAACAATTTAAACATATCATGCACGAAAATTTCAGACCAATTCAAGCATTGAATGGAAGGGTTGTTAATACTAATAATTAG